A section of the Pochonia chlamydosporia 170 chromosome 2, whole genome shotgun sequence genome encodes:
- a CDS encoding AMP-binding domain-containing protein (similar to Coccidioides immitis RS XP_001244412.1), with translation MSGPPSRIRSILGHLLPQPQPPPHIHHLSPTFFLERAALVEPNADAILHITTNGVAVRRSYQTFADRARGLAYYLKKHKLTRIGILAPNTPAFLESIYGIVAGGGVVVPANYRLKEDDIAYIFEYAEVDCIIVDKEFETLLGAFTKRHPKVPLIVDLDTDATEGPSCGQFNEAILEGLAYDKEQGGHAWAGLQSKANNEDDMLAIPFTSGTTSRPKGVVYTHRGAYLAAMGNIIESGLNQGRCRYLWTLPMFHAMGWTFPWSVVAVRGLNVCLRKIDYPLIWKLLKEEGITHFNAAPTVNTLLVAAKEATKLPNPVQVTVAASPPSGHLFEQMTNLNLMPVHVYGMTETYGPITKCYHLPEWDNLPPQQKYAKMARQGHGFVTSLPIRIVKPDQPDGVLIDVAKNGQEIGEIVFFGNICAKEYYKDAEASRKLFAGGALHSGDLAVWHPDGSAQILDRAKDIIISGGENISSVALESMLVQHPDILEAGVVAVPDDHWGETPKAYVTVKEGKTVRGEDVISWAKHQSNISKFMVPKEVEVVKELPKTSTGKIKKNDLRDWAKKGSKS, from the exons ATGTCTGGACCGCCATCACGCATTCGGTCCATCCTAGGCCATTTgcttcctcaacctcaacctccgCCTCACATTCACCACCTCTCGCCGACCTTTTTCCTGGAGCGCGCCGCTCTCGTCGAGCCCAATGCCGATGCAATACTTCACATAACCACCAATGGTGTCGCTGTGCGCCGATCCTACCAAACCTTTGCCGACCGAGCTCGAGGCTTGGCCTACTAcctcaagaagcacaagctgACTCGCATTGGAATTCTGGCTCCCAACACACCCGCTTTCCTCGAGTCGATATATGGTATTGTCgcaggcggcggcgttgTCGTCCCTGCCAACTACCGACTGAAGGAAGATGATATTGCGTACATCTTTGAGTATGCCGAGGTGGACTGTATTATTGTCGACAAGGAGTTTGAGACCTTGCTTGGCGCATTCACCAAAAGACACCCCAAGGTGCCATTGATTGTCGATTTG GATACGGATGCCACCGAAGGCCCCTCGTGCGGCCAGTTCAATGAAGCTATTCTCGAAGGTCTCGCCTACGACAAAGAGCAGGGCGGCCATGCCTGGGCTGGCTTACAGTCCAAGGCAAACAACGAAGATGATATGCTCGCTATTCCTTTCACATCTGGTACAACGTCACGGCCAAAAGGTGTCGTTTACACTCATCGAGGCGCATACCTCGCCGCCATGGGAAATATtattgagtctggtctcaacCAAGGACGATGCCGCTACTTGTGGACACTACCCAT GTTTCACGCTATGGGTTGGACCTTTCCGTGGTCCGTTGTTGCTGTGCGTGGATTGAACGTCTGCCTCCGAAAGATTGACTACCCCCTCATCTGGAAACTTTTGAAAGAAGAGGGAATCACGCACTTCAATGCAGCTCCCACCGTCAACACCCTCCTCGTTGCCGCCAAGGAGGCCACAAAACTCCCCAATCCAGTTCAAGTGACTGTTGCTGCCAGTCCTCCATCCGGCCATCTCTTTGAGCAAATG accaatctcaatctcatGCCAGTCCATGTATACGGAATGACGG AAACCTACGGACCCATCACAAAATGCTACCACCTCCCTGAATGGGACAATCTCCCCCCTCAACAAAAGTACGCCAAGATGGCTCGACAGGGCCACGGATTCGTCACCAGTCTACCCATCCGTATTGTGAAACCCGATCAACCAGACGGCGTCCTCATCGACGTGGCCAAGAACGGCCAAGAGATCGGAGAaatcgtcttcttcggaaATATCTGCGCCAAGGAATACTACAAGGACGCGGAAGCATCCCGAAAGCTCTTTGCAGGCGGCGCCCTGCACTCAGGTGATCTGGCCGTATGGCATCCCGACGGCAGCGCACAGATCCTCGATCGTGCCAAGGATATCATCATTTCAGGCGGCGAGAACATTTCGTCCGTCGCACTGGAGAGTATGCTCGTGCAGCATCCGGATATTCTGGAAGCTGGTGTTGTGGCCGTGCCCGATGATCATTGGGGTGAGACGCCGAAGGCGTATGTTACGGTCAAGGAGGGAAAGACTGTTCGAGGGGAGGATGTCATTTCTTGGGCGAAGCACCAGAGCAATATTAGCAAGTTTATGGTACCGAAGGAGGTGGAGGTTGTGAAGGAGTTGCCCAAGACGAGCACGGGCAAGATCAAGAAGAATGATCTACGAGACTGGGCTAAGAAGGGCAGCAAGTCATGA
- a CDS encoding VPS9 domain-containing protein (similar to Cordyceps militaris CM01 XP_006666706.1), which yields MASDSIRQGVPRMPSHPHPADRDNNTRLELPKRAHTFQNGTAHQAELDDAAPDAFDTAEYSENEDNTETARPSVELDELPIELITLTDSFIESLGAKVHSSPPSIDKLSRLFQDFYALASNHIGTHISALATRQNRDASPAPSGSSISSAASRLRSKAASLGSKDKPKVETERQMITAEELANRKRARKALEAKRGTLEEAVERRLCEGIYEKIYRHRTTQDEAQDEKLRSKTAALALVGISPVDLGVDYGEEAAQSSEAAAKVTEQMKESLGEARDDLIKMSEARYPLAKANHLKATHKSIVDTLADVHPSASADEIMPMLIYTLITLPPENLHVISDLHFIQYFRWEQKLTGEAAYCLTNLEAAISFLQTVDLSTLRADELPSGPAKPESQIGTSKTETFPPAYGITAPSQSATEASPDNATATKPAPSPSGLKAANVLRNRRLSDLVNTPAQAFGAASGAVFSTADQGLKTISTSLGDSYSFLLGKLRERQEGPKESIAVPRTLDDARKLVSTPPPDEDDNASATSSVAGGSEDTENSKRSSAREDRVLSLIGGRRDASVDSARSGTSSTRKVGFTDDSKSSNTPTSATPTAPAMLDSVRNLGSSFNPIGRLSSIGMIRGFGRNTATPPAREANQSTDGGDLATAFPDIAAALPPKQITVPRIPPPNKRFMEIQSPGELKLGEVRELLKDYRRLAGVLKNMGAFDEK from the exons ATGGCATCCGACTCCATCCGTCAAGGCGTTCCTCGCATGCCTTCTCATCCACACCCCGCAGACCGAGACAATAATACACGACTCGAGCTGCCGAAACGAGCGCACACATTTCAGAATGGGACAGCCCACCAAGCCGAGCTAGACGACGCAGCTCCCGATGCATTCGACACTGCTGAATACAGCGAGAACGAGGATAATACTGAGACAGCGAGGCCTTCTGTCGAGCTCGACGAGCTGCCAATTGAGCTAATAACTCTTACAGACAG CTTCATAGAATCGCTCGGTGCCAAAGTCCATTCCAGCCCTCCGAGTATTGACAAGCTCTCCCGGTTGTTCCAAGATTTCTACGCACTCGCATCCAACCACATCGGCACGCATATCAGTGCTCTCGCCACAAGGCAAAATCGCGACGCCTCACCTGCTCCATCAGGGTCATCCATTTCATCCGCCGCCAGTCGACTACGTTCAAAGGCAGCTTCATTGGGCTCAAAGGATAAGCCCAAGGTGGAAACAGAGCGCCAAATGATCACAGCAGAAGAGCTTGCAAATCGAAAAAGGGCAAGGAAAGCGCTCGAGGCAAAGCGAGGCACGCTAGAAGAGGCTGTCGAGCGGAGACTATGCGAGGGCATATACGAGAAGATCTATCGACACCGAACCACCCAAGACGAAGCACAAGATGAAAAGCTCCGGTCAAAAACAGCCGCTCTGGCCCTAGTTGGCATCAGTCCGGTTGACTTGGGTGTAGACTATGGCGAGGAAGCTGCACAGAGCTCCGAAGCAGCCGCCAAAGTGACAGAGCAAATGAAAGAGTCCCTAGGCGAAGCTCGAGATGATCTGATCAAGATGAGTGAGGCTAGATATCCTCTCGCCAAGGCAAACCATTTGAAAGCTACCCACAAAAGCATTGTGGACACCTTGGCCGACGTCCACCCCTCCGCCTCGGCAGATGAGATCATGCCCATGCTGATATACACATTAATCACCCTACCGCCGGAGaacctccatgtcatcagTGATCTACACTTCATTCAGTACTTTCGTTGGGAGCAGAAGCTGACTGGGGAGGCCGCGTATTGTTTAACCAACCTTGAAGCCGCCATCAGCTTCCTTCAAACGGTGGACTTATCTACCTTACGTGCAGACGAACTTCCCTCGGGGCCTGCGAAGCCTGAAAGCCAAATTGGCACCTCCAAGACGGAGACGTTTCCTCCCGCATATGGCATAACAGCACCTTCTCAGAGCGCAACCGAGGCAAGCCCCGACAATGCCACGGCGACAAAACCCGCCCCATCACCGTCCGGCCTGAAAGCCGCAAATGTCTTACGAAACAGACGACTCAGTGATCTTGTCAACACCCCAGCACAAGCATTTGGTGCTGCAAGTGGCGCGGTATTCAGCACCGCAGACCAGGGCCTCAAGACAATTTCCACCAGTCTAGGCGATAGCTATTCATTTCTTCTCGGCAAGCTACGAGAACGCCAAGAAGGTCCCAAGGAATCCATCGCCGTCCCTCGCACCTTGGACGACGCCCGGAAACTTGTTAGCACTCCTCCTCCCGATGAAGACGACAACGCCAGCGCCACCAGCTCCGTGGCAGGTGGCTCCGAAGACACAGAAAACTCCAAACGATCATCAGCCCGTGAAGATCGCGTGCTAAGTCTAATCGGCGGGCGGCGAGACGCAAGTGTCGACAGCGCCAGAAGCGGCACCTCGTCCACCAGAAAGGTCGGCTTCACGGACGATTCCAAGTCTTCAAACACGCCCACTTCTGCAACGCCCACCGCACCCGCCATGCTCGACTCGGTTCGCAACCTAGGCAGTTCATTCAACCCTATCGGAAGACTGTCCAGCATAGGCATGATCCGCGGGTTTGGTCGCAACACAGCCACGCCTCCCGCCAGAGAAGCCAATCAGTCTAcagatggtggtgatttggCGACG GCCTTTCCGGACATTGCCGCCGCTCTGCCACCTAAGCAAATTACTGTTCCCAGGATTCCTCCCCCGAACAAACGATTCATGGAAATTCAGAGTCCCGGCGAGCTGAAGCTCGGCGAGGTTCGGGAGCTGCTCAAAGATTATCGACGGTTGGCTGGTGTTTTAAAGAATATGGGAGCTTTTGATGAGAAATAA
- a CDS encoding trk family potassium uptake protein (similar to Coccidioides immitis RS XP_001242549.1) produces MLEGALSYVWGQLKAAKPAFLSKKPHFSFITVHYFWIIGATLVGSVAIFIGGKGELAYIDALMFASGANTQAGLNPVDVNLLNGFQQAMIYLFSMTSNPITMHGCVVFLRLYWFEKRFRSWVREIRSRRRTLTKSKSKARNDMHLAEQGVNGRDITLMPPNGRKQRITNDGILLDDDHDEQHKAAGANKSDESDTTTVTDDPPQPVELNPTEKPQHQGQAPGENRRPSFQAHTAITFADTLKRSDGLGDEDTKFPSRRTNAEHIAILERQRNQDDDEVLRIPGPRDAERGLGPRRLEANEMDDDEHRLGRSPTADTFPRGVPQSGPIRERQSTIIIAEPEKHHRREDIEEDVKAIGGTMEALRLRKPRIFNRSQNKYHEDEEDPRPTRAVRTRTMDTIRSVLSSSKTEDMPYLSYTPTMGRNSNFVGLTLEQREELGGIEYRSLRTLAIVLLAYFWGFHLVILACLLPFILHNDHYGEIVVADGVSRTWWGFFTSNVAFMDVGFTLTPDSMISFNTSAFCLMIMWFFIIIGNTGFPVMLRFIIWVSAKLAPVGSGIWEELRFLLDHPRRCFTLLFPSGPNWWLFWILVVLNAVDLLFFMVLDLGGEPIAKLSVSNRVVIGFFQAASTRTAGFSAVAMSEVHPAIPVLYLIMMYISVFPIAISIRRTNVYEEKSLGMYQPHNVEDDQDASALSYVGTHLRRQLSFDLWYVFLGFFIITISEGPKIVARRFTLFDILFEVVSAYGTVGLSMGAAGVNASLCSQFSVVGKLVIVAMEIRGRHRGLPYGLDRAILLPSESRFRKEAEEQEAALARTNTALTHATASGIQRQDTNLTRTRSKSRERGRANSNIVAQLLHPGPVVQRGPSHQRVSSTDSQGPPLGPQRTFSEPNREDEMDELAPLPSTGSRPRNRRADTTPVF; encoded by the exons ATGTTGGAAGGGGCCTTGTCCTACGTTTGGGGCCAGTTGAAGGCTGCCAAACCAGCCTTTTTGTCCAAAAAGCCCCATTTCAGTTTTATCACTGTTCATT ACTTTTGGATCATTGGGGCAACACTAGTCGGTTCGGTTGCCATATTTATCGGAGGCAAGGGTGAACTAGCCTATATTGATGCATTGATGTTCGCCAGTGGCGCCAATACCCAGGCTGGGCTCAACCCTGTCGACGTGAACCTGCTCAATGGATTCCAGCAAGCTATGATCTATCTATTTTCTATGACGTCAAATCCAATCACTATGCATGGCTGCGTGGTATTCTTGCGGTTATATTGGTTTGAGAAACGTTTCAGAAGCTGGGTGCGAGAAATTCGATCTCGACGTCGCACGCTGACCaaatcaaagtcaaaagCTCGGAACGATATGCACCTCGCTGAGCAAGGCGTCAATGGCCGGGATATTACACTTATGCCCCCAAATGGCCGAAAGCAGAGAATCACCAATGATGGTATTTTGCTGGACGATGACCATGATGAGCAACACAAGGCCGCAGGCGCCAACAAGAGTGATGAGAGTGACACGACAACTGTGACAGATGATCCACCACAACCAGTTGAGCTCAATCCCACGGAGAAGCCGcaacatcaaggtcaagCCCCTGGCGAAAATCGCAGGCCCAGCTTCCAAGCTCATACTGCCATTACCTTCGCAGATACTCTGAAGAGAAGTGATGGgttgggtgatgaggacaCAAAATTTCCCTCAAGACGAACAAATGCGGAGCACATTGCAATTCTAGAGAGACAGCGCAACcaggacgatgatgaagttCTCCGTATCCCTGGTCCGCGAGATGCAGAACGTGGCTTAGGGCCTAGGCGACTGGAAGCAAACGAaatggacgacgatgaaCACCGGCTTGGTCGTTCGCCGACAGCAGATACCTTTCCAAGAGGGGTGCCTCAATCTGGTCCCATACGCGAGCGACAGTCAACCATTATCATTGCCGAACCAGAGAAGCATCATCGCCGGGAAGATATCGAAGAAGATGTGAAAGCTATTGGTGGCACAATGGAGGCCTTGCGGCTTCGGAAGCCTCGCATCTTCAATCGCTCACAAAACAAGTAtcatgaggatgaagaagatcCACGACCGACAAGAGCTGTCCGAACCCGCACGATGGACACTATTCGCTCTGTCTTATCTAGCTCCAAAACTGAGGACATGCCGTATCTCTCTTATACGCCGACTATGGGTCGAAACTCTAATTTTGTCGGTCTGACACTAGAGCAGCGTGAGGAACTTGGTGGCATCGAATATCGGTCACTGAGGACATTGGCAATTGTTCTTTTGGCCTACTTTTGGGGATTCCACCTTGTAATCCTAGCCTGTCTATTACCTTTTATCCTTCACAATGACCACTACGGGGAAATTGTAGTGGCGGATGGTGTGTCGAGGACCTGGTGGGGATTCTTCACTTCCAATGTCGCCTTCATGGACGTCGGCTTTACTCTCACCCCGGACAGCATGATATCTTTCAACACTTCCGCCTTTTGTCTCATGATTATGTGGTTCTTCATCATTATTGGAAACACGGGTTTTCCGGTCATGCTGCGCTTCATTATTTGGGTTTCCGCCAAGCTTGCTCCCGTTGGGTCAGGAATATGGGAGGAGCTTCGATTTTTGCTTGATCACCCTCGTCGATGCTTTACGCTGCTGTTTCCATCTGGCCCGAATTGGTGGCTGTTCTGGATCCTCGTAGTGTTGAACGCGGTCGACTTGCTATTCTTCATGGTTCTTGAT CTCGGCGGTGAGCCTATTGCCAAACTAAGCGTCAGCAATCGAGTCGTTATCGGATTTTTCCAGGCTGCATCTACAAGAACTGCAGGGTTTTCCGCCGTCGCCATGTCAGAAGTTCACCCGGCCATACCGGTGCTCTACTTGATCATGATGTACATTTCCGTCTTCCCCATCGCCATCTCTATTCGCCGCACCAACGTCTATGAGGAAAAGTCTCTTGGCATGTACCAGCCGCACAATGTCGAAGACGACCAGGACGCCAGCGCCTTGTCTTATGTCGGAACCCATTTACGACGTCAGCTGTCCTTTGATTTGTGGTACGTCTTTTTAGgattcttcatcatcactatTAGTGAGGGACCGAAGATTGTGGCCAGGAGATTCACCCTGTTTGATATCCTATTCGAGGTTGTGAGTGCATATGGCACCGTAGGGTTGAGTATGGGCGCTGCTGGCGTCAACGCATCTCTCTGCTCACAGTTTtccgttgttggcaaactGGTTATCGTGGCTATGGAGATCCGTGGCCGTCACCGTGGCTTGCCATATGGTCTTGACAGAGCTATCCTTTTGCCCAGCGAATCGAGGTTCAGgaaggaagcagaagagcaagaagctgCTTTGGCAAGAACGAATACTGCTCTAACCCACGCCACCGCATCTGGTATTCAGCGTCAAGATACCAATTTGACCCGAACCCGTAGCAAGAGTCGGGAACGTGGCcgagccaacagcaacattgTCGcacaacttcttcatcccGGACCTGTTGTGCAACGAGGTCCGTCACACCAGCGCGTGAGCTCTACAGACTCACAGGGTCCTCCCCTTGGCCCGCAGAGAACATTCTCTGAACCCAATCGAGAGGACGAAATGGATGAATTGGCACCATTGCCAAGCACGGGGTCAAGACCGCGCAACCGCCGGGCGGATACCACTCCCGTGTTCTAG
- a CDS encoding Mss4-like protein (similar to Glarea lozoyensis ATCC 20868 XP_008077494.1): MSALRPLRGGCLCGRNRYIIALPEDGIQEAQVLFSTERSHQEPLATPLAAYIRVPLSWLHSTTFAFFDDETHAMIRRVYTHPSQEHAKRQFCGFCGTPLSYWSEEPRSEAEFINLTLGSLLQEDLQDLEDLGLIPEESESEPEDKQVGSPRRGNALRQSFGVPWFDGMVEGTRLGRMRRTHGIRRSDDGTVKVEWEIIEESDGPDANDVEMETGSTSSGKRKLQDRDD; the protein is encoded by the exons ATGAGCGCGTTGCGGCCTCTGCGGGGCGGTTGCTTGTGTGGGCGAAATCGTTACATCATTGCCCTGCCAGAGGATGGGATCCAAGAGGCACAGGTATTGTTCAGCACGGAAAGATCACACC AAGAGCCGCTTGCTACGCCTCTAGCGGCCTACATCCGAGTCCCGCTATCTTGGTTACACAGCACGACCTTTGCATTTTTTGACGATGAGACGCACGCAATGATTCGACGTGTTTACACGCACCCTAGCCAAGAGCATGCTAAACGCCAATTCTGCGGATTTTGTGGCACGCCACTGTCATATTGGTCTGAGGAGCCTCGAAGTGAAGCCgaattcatcaacctcacatTAGGCAGCCTTCTCCAAGAGGATCTTCAGGACTTGGAAGATCTTGGGCTCATCCCAGAGGAGAGTGAAAGCGAGCCCGAGGACAAGCAGGTTGGCAGTCCACGTCGTGGCAATGCGCTCCGACAGTCTTTTGGCGTTCCATGGTTTGATGGAATGGTCGAAGGCACGAGATTGGGTAGAATGCGTCGCACGCATGGCATCCGGCGATCAGATGACGGCACAGTCAAGGTTGAATGGGAAATTATTGAAGAATCGGATGGACCGGATGCCAATGATGTTGAAATGGAGACGGGATCTACCTCATCGGGGAAACGAAAGCTGCAGGACCGAGATGACTAG
- a CDS encoding aldo-keto reductase (similar to Metarhizium acridum CQMa 102 XP_007806961.1) encodes MASLSIRDIAPLSNNSTSVPKLGFGVYQLYGQSCQKAVLAALEAGYRHIDSAQLYRNESDVGAAIHESSLKREDIFLTTKIRQSAGSAEKSYQSCLESIEKIGGQGGYVDLFLIHIPGTGRESREELWGALEKLYAEGRAKAIGVSNYRPQHIEEMREYAKVWPPHVNQIELHPWCQQREIVQYCQDNNIVVEAYSPLSCGDHLNDPTLAAVADKYKKSPAQVLIRFALQKNWIPLPKSGNPERIRQNADVFDFALNDGDMQVLDGLDRGKAGALFPANVK; translated from the exons atggcatccCTCTCAATTCGCGACATCGCCCCCctctccaacaacagcacctCCGTACCAAAACTCGGCTTCGGCGTATACCAACTCTACGGACAATCCTGCCAAAAAGCCGTTCTGGCCGCCCTAGAAGCAGGCTACCGCCACATCGACTCAGCACAACTATACCGAAACGAATCCGACGTAGGAGCAGCCATTCACGAGTCCTCCCTCAAACGAGAAGACATCTTTCTAACCACCAAGATTCGTCAATCGGCAGGATCTGCTGAAAAGTCATACCAAAGCTGTCTAGAGAGCATTGAGAAAATTGGCGGCCAGGGAGGCTACGTTGACTTGTTCCTGATTCACATCCCCGGCACGGGCCGAGAGTCCAGGGAAGAGCTATGGGGAGCGTTGGAGAAGCTGTACGCCGAGGGGCGAGCCAAGGCCATTGGCGTGAGTAACTATCGGCCGCAGCACATCGAGGAGATGAGGGAGTATGCAAAAGTTTGGCCGCCGCACGTCAATCAAATTGAG CTTCATCCGTGGTGTCAGCAACGAGAAATCGTGCAATACTGCCAGGATAATAACATTGTTGTCGAGGCATACAGTCCACTCTCGTGTGGCGATCACTTGAACGATCCGACGTTGGCTGCCGTGGCTGACAAGTACAAGAAGTCACCGGCTCAGGTTCTGATTCGATTTGCCCTCCAGAAGAACTGGATTCCCTTACCCAAGAGCGGTAATCCCGAGAGAATCAGGCAGAATGCCGATGTGTTTGACTTTGCGCTGAACGATGGGGATATGCAGGTCTTAGATGGGCTTGATCGCGGAAAGGCGGGAGCTTTGTTCCCCGCCAACGTGAAATAA
- a CDS encoding DNA repair helicase RAD25 (similar to Aspergillus terreus NIH2624 XP_001216706.1), which produces MPPKRKAEAAVQSGAKAGRSSRMSTPGAATPRSLDSNEELEEDDGPVDEVLERDIDKNIDLFSLDRFQKRHAIREPLPHIFGDRDFSYLDLKKDHQNRPLWIDPQKGRIILESFNPLAEQAQDFLITIAEPLSRPTFMHEYALTTHSLYAAVSVGLSPSDIINTLERFLKTPLPDEIRSFITSCTQSYGKVKLVLKNTKYYVESPDPEMLQMLLKNPTIGPLRVQGTEEITTSAAPKIGALVIPGTKNAAGVKQANGLSQGGEQQNGQAVNEGDVLATLNEEDDEDQEVTHSFEIADKDVETVQKECLSLGYPVLEEYDFRRDEVNSNLEIDLKPGTQIRPYQEKSLSKMFGNGRAKSGLIVLPCGAGKTLVGITAACTIKKGVIVLCTSSMSVVQWRNEFLKWSNINPDDIVAFTSDSKGSVFTGSTGIIVTTYSMVTQSRARSYDADKMMKFLTGREWGLMLLDEVHVVPANIFRKVTSSIKTHSKLGLTATLLREDDKISDLNFLIGPKLFEANWMELSKQGHIARVQCAEVWCPMPTEFYDEYLRAPSRKKNLLYIMNPRKFQACQYLINYHEARGDKIIVFSDNVYALKAYALKLGKAFIYGGTGQPERLKVLENFQHNPLVNTLFLSKIGDTSLDLPEATCLIQISSHYGSRRQEAQRLGRILRAKRRNDEGFNAFFYSLVSKDTQEMYFSSKRQAFLVDQGYAFKVITQLANIEKTPGLAFATAGERRELLQKVLVENESMEDEDITDDLFHSGTMGRKKKKGARRTAGTLGELSGGQDMAYIEQNKRVNQGLKKGKGKKESNAFFKKIGRENARRAAAQ; this is translated from the coding sequence ATGCCACCAAAAAGAAAGGCAGAGGCAGCCGTGCAAAGCGGCGCGAAGGCTGGGAGGTCTTCGCGCATGTCTACTCCTGGTGCGGCAACACCTCGAAGTCTGGATAGCAACgaagagttggaggaggatgacgggCCAGTCGACGAAGTTCTCGAGCGTGACATCGACAAAAACATCGACTTATTCTCCCTAGATCGCTTCCAGAAGAGACATGCGATTCGGGAACCGCTTCCGCATATTTTTGGTGACCGTGACTTCTCGTACCTGGATCTAAAGAAGGACCACCAGAATCGTCCCCTCTGGATCGACCCCCAGAAAGGCAGAATCATCCTGGAGAGTTTCAACCCTCTTGCAGAACAGGCGCAGGATTTTCTCATCACGATTGCTGAGCCGCTCTCTCGACCGACCTTTATGCACGAGTATGCCTTGACGACGCATAGTTTGTACGCCGCCGTATCCGTGGGCTTGTCTCCCTccgacatcatcaatacATTGGAACGCTTTCTCAAAACGCCTCTTCCGGATGAGATTCGATCATTCATCACTAGTTGCACTCAGAGCTACGGAAAGGTGAAGCTCGTTTTGAAGAATACCAAATACTATGTCGAAAGCCCGGATCCTGAAATGCTCCAAATGCTGCTCAAGAACCCTACGATTGGTCCGCTTCGAGTTCAGGGTACTGAGGAAATTACCACATCTGCCGCTCCAAAGATTGGCGCTTTGGTCATTCCAGGCACCAAGAATGCTGCCGGCGTTAAACAGGCTAATGGCCTATCTCAAGGTGGCGAGCAGCAGAATGGTCAGGCAGTCAACGAAGGCGATGTCTTGGCAACCCtcaacgaagaagatgacgaagaccAAGAGGTTACGCACTCGTTTGAGATTGCTGACAAGGATGTAGAAACTGTCCAAAAGGAATGCTTGAGCCTTGGATACCCCGTGTTAGAGGAATACGATTTCCGTAGAGACGAGGTCAACTCAAATCTGGAGATTGACCTCAAGCCTGGCACCCAAATTCGGCCGTATCAAGAAAAGAGTCTAAGCAAGATGTTTGGCAATGGCCGAGCAAAGAGTGGACTGATTGTCTTGCCTTGTGGTGCCGGCAAGACACTTGTCGGTATCACCGCTGCCTGCACCATCAAGAAGGGAGTCATCGTTCTTTGCACTAGCTCTATGTCAGTCGTTCAGTGGAGGAATGAATTCTTGAAGTGGTCAAACATCAACCCCGACGATATTGTTGCATTTACGTCCGATTCCAAAGGATCCGTCTTCACTGGGAGTACAGGTATTATCGTTACAACTTACTCCATGGTGACACAGTCGCGAGCCCGATCATACGATGCCGATAAAATGATGAAGTTTCTCACTGGGCGAGAATGGGGTCTTATGCTCTTGGATGAGGTGCACGTCGTCCCTGCCAACATCTTTCGAAAAGTCACGTCTTCGATAAAGACTCATTCTAAGCTTGGTCTCACTGCCACTCTTCTTCGAGAAGATGACAAGATTTCTGATTTGAACTTTTTGATTGGACCGAAGCTCTTTGAGGCAAATTGGATGGAGCTGTCCAAACAGGGACATATTGCCAGAGTGCAGTGTGCAGAAGTGTGGTGTCCCATGCCTACCGAGTTTTACGACGAATATCTACGGGCGCCatccaggaagaagaacttgCTGTACATAATGAATCCTCGCAAGTTTCAGGCCTGTCAATATCTCATCAACTATCATGAGGCTAGAGGGGACAAGATCATTGTCTTCTCAGACAATGTGTATGCTCTGAAAGCGTATGCTCTAAAGCTAGGCAAAGCATTCATCTATGGAGGCACTGGGCAACCCGAGCGTTTGAAGGTCTTGGAGAACTTCCAGCACAACCCCCTCGTCAACACATTGTTTCTCTCCAAGATTGGCGATACGTCACTTGATTTGCCAGAAGCTACTTGTCTCATTCAAATTTCGTCTCATTATGGCTCTCGACGTCAAGAGGCTCAACGACTGGGCCGTATCTTGCGAGCCAAACGACGAAATGACGAGGGTTTCAATGCGTTCTTTTACTCCTTGGTCTCAAAGGACACACAAGAGATGTACTTTTCATCCAAACGCCAAGCGTTTCTGGTAGATCAGGGCTATGCTTTCAAGGTCATTACCCAGCTGGCCAATATAGAAAAGACCCCAGGATTGGCATTTGCCACTGCCGGCGAACGACGAGAGTTGCTGCAAAAAGTCTTAGTGGAGAATGAGTCGATGGAAGACGAAGACATCACAGACGATCTTTTCCACAGTGGCACCATGGGCcgcaaaaagaagaagggtgcCCGCAGGACAGCGGGCACGCTAGGCGAACTAAGTGGTGGTCAGGATATGGCGTATATTGAGCAGAATAAGAGAGTGAATCAGGGActcaagaagggcaagggtAAGAAAGAGAGCAATGCGTTCTTCAAAAAGATTGGACGAGAGAATGCTAGACGGGCAGCTGCTCAGTAA